From one Sulfitobacter sp. HNIBRBA3233 genomic stretch:
- a CDS encoding DUF411 domain-containing protein, with the protein MEKILGFASLGTAGVAAVLAMSLHAAPASAQEATLYKNPQCGCCESYADYLRENGFTVEVKPTHDLAQISRDAGIPDDFQGCHTGFLDDYVISGHVPIDVVNRLLEERPEIAGVTLPGMPLGSPGMGGAKQEPFKIYTVEEGVSPTVYSVE; encoded by the coding sequence ATGGAAAAGATACTTGGATTTGCCAGCCTCGGCACAGCTGGAGTCGCCGCCGTCCTTGCGATGAGCCTGCATGCAGCCCCAGCCTCAGCGCAGGAGGCCACGCTCTACAAGAACCCGCAATGCGGATGCTGCGAAAGCTACGCGGATTATCTGCGCGAGAACGGTTTCACGGTGGAGGTGAAGCCGACCCACGATCTGGCGCAGATCAGCCGCGATGCGGGCATCCCGGATGACTTCCAAGGCTGCCATACAGGCTTTTTGGACGATTACGTCATCAGCGGCCACGTGCCGATTGATGTCGTCAACAGGCTGCTGGAAGAGCGCCCGGAAATTGCCGGCGTGACTCTTCCCGGCATGCCATTGGGGTCGCCGGGTATGGGCGGCGCGAAACAGGAGCCCTTCAAGATTTACACCGTCGAGGAAGGTGTGAGCCCGACCGTATATTCGGTCGAATGA
- a CDS encoding copper chaperone PCu(A)C — protein MKKYILTSTLAALLTLGGFSAPALAGPEDVVVENAWSRASIGMNRPGAAYMTIRNTGDEPVTLIGLTTPLAMMPEIHETKTNAEGVSSMSPAGEIAIAPGESVALEPGGLHAMLMRLQEPMTEGDTFPLTLLFEDGGEVTVEVPILGIAARGPED, from the coding sequence ATGAAAAAGTATATTTTGACCAGCACACTGGCGGCGCTTTTGACCCTTGGAGGGTTCTCAGCGCCCGCGCTGGCCGGACCCGAGGATGTTGTCGTCGAGAACGCGTGGTCCCGCGCCTCCATCGGGATGAACCGTCCCGGGGCCGCTTACATGACGATCCGCAACACTGGCGACGAGCCAGTGACGCTGATCGGCCTTACAACACCGCTCGCGATGATGCCCGAAATTCACGAGACGAAGACAAATGCCGAAGGTGTGAGTTCCATGAGCCCGGCGGGGGAGATCGCGATCGCCCCGGGCGAGAGCGTCGCGCTCGAGCCGGGGGGCCTGCACGCAATGCTGATGCGGCTACAAGAACCGATGACGGAAGGGGACACCTTTCCGCTGACCCTGCTTTTCGAAGACGGAGGCGAAGTGACGGTCGAGGTGCCGATCCTCGGAATC
- a CDS encoding SCO family protein: MTALTRRAALAILAATISSPAFANHPGENLDARMFEMEPYFQAIDAAQAPSFELQDPEGNPVRLSDFSDKVIILHFIYANCPDICPLHSEKIAAIQTSINDGPMKELVQFISITTDPVNDTPDVLRDYVDRHGLDPSNWVILTKQPDQSDDATRLLAREYGLEFTMTADSDMMMHGAVTHVVDIGGRFAAKFHGMEFKNVNLILYVSELINNAQHRRREPSWWDRLTGVSQ, translated from the coding sequence TTGACAGCACTGACACGGCGCGCCGCTTTAGCGATACTCGCGGCCACGATTTCGTCTCCGGCCTTCGCCAATCATCCGGGGGAAAACCTGGATGCGCGCATGTTCGAGATGGAGCCCTACTTCCAGGCCATCGATGCAGCGCAGGCTCCGAGTTTCGAATTGCAGGATCCCGAGGGGAATCCTGTGCGCCTGTCGGATTTCAGCGACAAGGTGATCATCCTGCACTTCATCTACGCCAATTGCCCGGATATCTGCCCGCTCCACTCCGAAAAGATCGCGGCCATACAGACTTCGATCAACGACGGGCCGATGAAGGAGCTTGTGCAGTTCATCTCGATCACCACCGATCCGGTGAATGACACGCCGGACGTGCTGCGCGATTACGTGGATCGGCATGGACTCGATCCGAGCAACTGGGTCATTTTGACCAAGCAGCCTGATCAATCTGATGACGCAACGCGCCTTCTGGCGCGGGAATATGGGCTGGAGTTCACGATGACCGCCGACAGCGACATGATGATGCACGGAGCGGTCACCCATGTCGTGGATATCGGCGGGCGGTTCGCTGCAAAATTTCATGGCATGGAATTCAAGAACGTGAACCTCATCCTCTATGTCAGCGAGTTGATCAACAACGCACAGCATCGACGCCGGGAGCCCAGCTGGTGGGACCGGCTGACAGGTGTGTCTCAATGA
- a CDS encoding multicopper oxidase family protein, with protein MADPTGDPFVLRAASGQAALRPSPYGPTNVWSYNGSVPGPEIRVRQGDRLLVLAQNGLDEGTTIHWHGIRTPNAMDGVPFLTQDPIPVNGDFLYEFDALDAGTFWYHPHQRSSEQVGRGLYGPLIVEEVDPIRVDRDLTWMLDDWRMTRAGQLSDDFGNRHDAMHGGRIGNSVTINGEIPERISVQSGERIRLRLINAANARIFGLDFGDFEPVVVALDGQTVTPHAPDGGVVVIGPAMRVDLVIDMTGKPGEAVTVTDVFYEGLEYRLVDLVYGPDRLRDSVPDWSMDLPPNPLAEPDMASAARHQIVFNGGMMGQMMMGGDMGSMMDQMREGNMWFINGEAATGHMMDPLLVLPQGTSHVFEMDNRTAWHHPIHFHGHSFRVIARNGQPTQYREWQDTVLMAPEERVEIAFVADNPGDWMFHCHILEHQAAGMMGVIRVDPGTTKT; from the coding sequence ATGGCCGATCCAACTGGTGACCCATTCGTCCTACGCGCGGCATCCGGACAGGCCGCCCTGCGCCCGTCACCATACGGCCCGACTAATGTCTGGAGCTATAACGGGTCCGTCCCCGGTCCTGAAATCAGGGTCCGGCAGGGCGACCGATTGCTGGTTTTGGCTCAGAATGGGTTAGATGAAGGGACCACAATCCACTGGCATGGCATCCGCACGCCCAATGCGATGGACGGAGTGCCGTTCCTCACGCAGGACCCGATCCCGGTTAATGGCGATTTCCTGTACGAATTCGATGCACTGGATGCGGGCACGTTCTGGTATCACCCGCACCAGCGCAGTTCGGAACAGGTCGGACGTGGACTCTACGGGCCGCTGATCGTCGAGGAGGTGGACCCGATCCGCGTGGATCGTGACCTGACCTGGATGCTGGACGACTGGCGCATGACGCGGGCGGGGCAGTTGTCGGATGACTTCGGCAACCGCCATGACGCGATGCACGGCGGTCGTATTGGCAATTCCGTGACCATCAACGGTGAGATCCCCGAACGGATCTCGGTGCAATCCGGTGAGCGCATCCGCTTGCGGCTAATCAACGCGGCGAACGCGCGGATATTCGGGCTGGATTTTGGAGATTTTGAACCAGTCGTGGTCGCGCTGGACGGTCAAACCGTGACGCCCCATGCCCCTGACGGCGGGGTCGTGGTGATCGGCCCGGCGATGCGTGTCGATCTGGTAATCGACATGACCGGCAAACCCGGAGAGGCCGTCACGGTCACCGATGTCTTCTACGAAGGCCTCGAATACCGTCTGGTCGATCTCGTCTACGGGCCTGACAGGCTGCGGGACAGTGTGCCGGATTGGTCGATGGACCTGCCGCCCAACCCGCTGGCCGAACCGGACATGGCGTCGGCCGCGCGGCACCAGATCGTCTTCAATGGCGGAATGATGGGGCAGATGATGATGGGTGGCGACATGGGGTCGATGATGGATCAGATGCGCGAGGGCAACATGTGGTTCATCAACGGCGAAGCCGCGACGGGGCATATGATGGATCCCTTGCTCGTCCTGCCGCAGGGCACGTCGCACGTGTTCGAGATGGATAATCGCACCGCTTGGCACCATCCGATCCATTTTCATGGGCATTCGTTCCGTGTGATCGCGCGCAACGGGCAACCGACACAATATCGGGAGTGGCAGGACACCGTCCTGATGGCACCCGAAGAACGGGTCGAGATCGCCTTCGTGGCGGACAACCCCGGCGACTGGATGTTCCACTGCCACATCCTGGAACACCAGGCGGCGGGCATGATGGGCGTCATCCGCGTCGATCCCGGCACGACCAAAACCTGA
- a CDS encoding cation transporter, translating into MERRTLWIVLALNIGLAVAFFATGAFGDSSALIANGLDNLSDSFVYAISLFALSRSDKWKRGAANVSGGLLILFAAGILYDAWRRYIGGSDPLGTIMIAMALIAAAINAVCVWLLAKLKDPDVNIRAANTFSYNDFAANLGIVVAGGLVAWLGTNWPDLVVGVIVAGIAAWGGIDILRDAHGEHHKAVHTGK; encoded by the coding sequence ATGGAGAGACGGACGCTTTGGATCGTTCTGGCGCTCAATATCGGTTTGGCCGTGGCGTTTTTCGCAACAGGCGCCTTCGGCGATTCAAGTGCTCTGATCGCCAACGGGCTCGATAACCTCTCCGACAGCTTCGTCTACGCGATCAGCCTTTTCGCTTTGTCCCGATCCGACAAATGGAAACGCGGGGCGGCGAACGTTTCCGGTGGGCTGCTGATCCTGTTCGCTGCAGGCATCCTCTACGATGCGTGGCGCCGCTACATCGGCGGGTCAGATCCGCTCGGGACGATCATGATCGCCATGGCCCTGATTGCGGCGGCCATCAACGCAGTCTGCGTCTGGCTGCTCGCTAAGCTCAAAGATCCGGACGTCAACATCCGCGCGGCCAACACCTTCAGTTACAACGATTTCGCCGCGAACCTCGGAATCGTCGTGGCTGGCGGCCTCGTCGCCTGGCTGGGAACCAACTGGCCGGACCTCGTCGTCGGCGTGATTGTCGCCGGGATCGCGGCCTGGGGAGGTATCGACATTCTGCGCGACGCACACGGCGAACACCACAAAGCAGTTCATACGGGCAAATAG
- a CDS encoding SCO family protein, with product MAGVAALAFVWLLLWSDYRADSARTDAEPPFFAEFELTDHQGMVQTEEDFAGRWMLVFFGFTNCPDVCPTTLSEVAAVMDGLGDDAAKVQPIFITIDPERDTPPALAEYVPLFDAGIIGRTGTPEQIAATSETFPIFFERVEEAAAPDGYTMGHTSHLFLFDPEAGFADSWPYGTSAEEILADLEERI from the coding sequence TTGGCAGGCGTGGCAGCGCTTGCCTTCGTATGGCTTTTGCTATGGTCCGATTATCGTGCCGATAGCGCCCGAACCGACGCCGAGCCGCCTTTTTTCGCTGAGTTCGAACTGACGGACCACCAGGGTATGGTTCAAACCGAGGAGGACTTTGCGGGGCGCTGGATGCTGGTTTTTTTCGGGTTTACCAACTGCCCCGACGTCTGCCCGACGACCCTATCTGAGGTCGCGGCGGTGATGGACGGTCTGGGCGACGATGCCGCCAAGGTCCAGCCGATTTTCATAACAATCGACCCTGAACGAGACACGCCCCCAGCACTCGCCGAATACGTCCCGCTGTTCGATGCGGGCATCATCGGGCGGACGGGCACGCCGGAACAGATCGCCGCCACGTCCGAGACATTTCCAATCTTCTTTGAGCGCGTCGAAGAGGCCGCAGCGCCGGATGGGTACACCATGGGCCACACGTCGCATCTGTTCCTCTTCGACCCCGAGGCAGGCTTTGCCGACTCCTGGCCCTACGGCACCTCCGCCGAAGAGATCCTCGCCGATCTGGAAGAGAGGATCTGA
- a CDS encoding MerR family transcriptional regulator, which yields MLTIGTLSKKTGTKVQTIRYYEQIGLMPEPGRTEGGQRRYDNAQLDRLSFIRHSRQLGFSLDAIRELLDLSDHPNRPCHEADAIARRQLKQVEQRMARLKALRTELKRMVHECSGGRTGDCKVLEVLRDHSECLTEHEEIGV from the coding sequence ATGCTCACGATCGGTACTCTGTCAAAGAAGACTGGCACAAAAGTGCAGACCATCCGGTACTACGAACAGATCGGACTCATGCCCGAACCTGGCAGGACCGAAGGCGGACAGAGGCGCTACGACAATGCACAGCTCGATCGACTGTCCTTCATCCGCCACTCGCGGCAACTCGGTTTCTCGCTCGATGCGATCCGCGAGCTGCTCGACCTCAGCGACCATCCCAACCGGCCCTGCCACGAGGCCGATGCCATCGCGCGTCGCCAGCTCAAACAGGTGGAGCAGCGCATGGCGCGCCTGAAGGCGCTGCGCACGGAACTGAAACGCATGGTTCACGAATGCAGCGGCGGGCGGACGGGAGATTGCAAGGTGCTTGAGGTGTTGCGGGACCATTCGGAATGCTTGACCGAGCACGAGGAAATCGGGGTCTGA
- a CDS encoding TlpA family protein disulfide reductase: MKNLKPPLIAWALSVGAAFATPQGFALHDTPQPVANVRYEKDDGSRGDMEDFRGKVILVNVWATWCVPCREEMPTLDALQAELGGDDFEVVALSIDRAGSQIVRRFYDEIGVTNLNMYVDQTMLSITALRTVGLPTTILIDAQGRELGRLVGPAEWDDPEMVSFLRSFIE, encoded by the coding sequence ATGAAAAATCTGAAACCGCCGCTGATCGCCTGGGCACTGTCCGTCGGCGCGGCTTTCGCGACACCGCAAGGGTTTGCACTTCACGACACCCCGCAGCCTGTCGCCAATGTGCGCTACGAGAAAGATGACGGCAGCCGCGGAGACATGGAAGATTTTCGCGGCAAAGTGATCCTCGTGAATGTCTGGGCAACCTGGTGCGTCCCCTGCCGCGAAGAGATGCCGACGCTCGATGCGCTTCAGGCGGAACTTGGCGGCGACGACTTCGAAGTGGTTGCCCTTTCCATCGACCGGGCCGGATCACAAATCGTTCGGCGTTTCTACGACGAGATCGGTGTCACCAATCTCAATATGTATGTCGACCAGACCATGCTTTCGATAACCGCGCTGCGCACCGTTGGCCTGCCGACGACGATCCTGATCGACGCGCAGGGGCGGGAGCTCGGGCGACTGGTCGGCCCGGCCGAATGGGATGATCCCGAGATGGTGTCCTTTTTGCGAAGCTTTATTGAATGA
- a CDS encoding transglutaminase-like domain-containing protein — MTDPLLVPTKLLDFDAAPLAHLIENRSWRGLSEYDRIGAAYDFVRNEIAFGYNRADDIPASEVLSDGYGQCNTKGTLLMALLRGVGIRCRLHGFTIHKGLQRGVVPELVYPLAPQEILHSWVEIEFQGAWINLEGFILDDAFLKVLQTSFSDTDSLCGYGAGTDCLGAPPVAWNGEDTYIQKTGIVQDFGVFDTPDAFYLSHEQYFGWLRGALYRHIIRHWMNARVRGFRSDRLKTDRRATHAHEEPANAT; from the coding sequence ATGACCGACCCCCTACTTGTACCCACCAAACTACTGGATTTTGATGCCGCGCCTCTTGCGCATCTAATTGAGAACCGCAGCTGGCGCGGCTTATCCGAATACGATCGGATCGGAGCTGCCTATGATTTCGTTCGGAATGAAATCGCGTTCGGATACAATCGAGCTGACGACATCCCCGCATCCGAAGTGCTTTCCGACGGCTACGGGCAGTGCAATACCAAAGGCACGCTCTTGATGGCGCTGCTGCGTGGTGTTGGCATTCGTTGCCGGTTGCATGGCTTCACGATCCACAAAGGCTTGCAGCGCGGTGTTGTCCCTGAGCTTGTGTATCCGCTTGCTCCGCAGGAAATTCTCCACTCATGGGTCGAGATCGAATTTCAAGGTGCCTGGATCAACCTTGAAGGCTTCATCCTGGATGACGCTTTCCTCAAAGTCCTGCAAACGTCTTTCTCGGACACGGACAGTCTCTGCGGTTATGGCGCGGGCACGGATTGCCTTGGCGCGCCTCCCGTCGCCTGGAACGGAGAAGATACCTACATTCAGAAAACCGGCATCGTGCAGGATTTCGGCGTGTTTGATACGCCGGACGCCTTCTATTTGTCCCATGAGCAATACTTTGGATGGCTGCGTGGTGCCCTTTACCGTCATATCATACGCCACTGGATGAATGCGCGCGTTCGTGGTTTCCGCAGCGACCGCCTCAAGACTGACCGACGCGCGACACACGCGCATGAGGAGCCTGCCAATGCCACATGA
- a CDS encoding cation diffusion facilitator family transporter, with protein MPHDHGHAHIDPDSGDRRVAIAIWANGLLTVAQIVGGILSGSLALIADALHNFSDMASLVIAFAARKIARRPADERMTFGYGRVEIVAALVNYTTLILIGFYLIYEGGMRMIDPPEVMGWTVVILGGIALVVDTLTAMLTYSMQKGSVNIRALFLHNLSDALASVAVIVAGSLIILYDMRWVDPAITIGIAIYILYLSFTEIGGPIRTLMLGSPPDIDNEAVVEAMRKVEGVADVHHVHLWQMQEHEAALDCHVVVAAEGWSKIEEIKSAIKKRLKGEFGISHSSLEFEHEDRAHQNADLYGHGNSRDGEETHTHEKS; from the coding sequence ATGCCACATGACCACGGGCACGCGCATATCGATCCGGATTCTGGCGATCGGCGGGTTGCCATCGCGATCTGGGCGAACGGGCTTCTTACCGTTGCGCAAATCGTCGGGGGCATATTGTCGGGCAGCCTGGCACTGATCGCCGATGCGCTGCACAACTTTTCCGATATGGCCTCGCTTGTCATTGCCTTCGCCGCACGCAAGATCGCGCGCCGCCCAGCCGATGAGCGCATGACCTTCGGCTATGGTCGGGTCGAAATCGTCGCAGCCCTGGTTAACTACACCACCCTGATTTTGATCGGCTTCTACCTGATCTACGAAGGTGGCATGCGCATGATTGATCCACCCGAAGTCATGGGTTGGACCGTCGTCATTCTCGGTGGAATTGCGCTTGTGGTCGACACGCTGACCGCAATGCTGACCTATTCGATGCAGAAGGGCAGCGTGAACATCCGCGCGCTTTTCCTGCATAACCTGTCGGACGCGCTTGCTTCGGTCGCGGTTATCGTCGCTGGGTCGCTGATCATCCTTTACGACATGCGTTGGGTCGATCCTGCCATCACCATCGGCATCGCGATCTACATCCTGTATCTGTCTTTCACTGAAATAGGCGGCCCAATCCGAACCCTGATGCTCGGGAGCCCGCCGGACATCGACAACGAGGCCGTCGTCGAAGCGATGCGGAAAGTCGAAGGCGTCGCCGACGTCCACCACGTCCATCTCTGGCAAATGCAAGAGCACGAGGCTGCGCTCGACTGCCATGTCGTCGTGGCAGCCGAGGGGTGGTCGAAGATTGAAGAGATCAAGAGCGCGATCAAGAAGCGGCTGAAGGGAGAATTCGGCATCAGCCATTCCAGCCTCGAATTCGAGCACGAGGATCGCGCTCATCAAAACGCCGATCTCTATGGTCACGGTAATTCGAGAGATGGGGAGGAAACTCATACTCACGAAAAAAGCTGA
- a CDS encoding cytochrome c biogenesis CcdA family protein — MMDISGIGIFAAFLAGAISFLSPCVLPLVPGYVSYIAGQPDLRTTRSVGLRARAGALGLSACFVLGFSTVFVALGAGASALGSLLLTWRTELNYFGGGIIILFGLFMVGIFRLDAFSRDTRFNLDIPGGRPFGAYVLGLAFAFGWTPCIGPILGAILTLSSTSGGMSDGIWLLSIYSAGLGVPFMLAALFTDAIAARVRQIGKAGRWLYKGAGVAMIIMGVAIMTGQLSRFAYWLLGTFPFLATIG; from the coding sequence ATGATGGATATTTCCGGCATCGGCATTTTCGCGGCCTTCCTTGCGGGTGCCATTTCGTTCCTGTCGCCTTGTGTACTGCCACTGGTGCCCGGCTACGTTTCGTACATTGCGGGGCAGCCGGACCTGCGTACGACGCGGTCGGTTGGTCTGCGGGCACGTGCCGGGGCGCTCGGATTGAGTGCCTGCTTCGTGCTGGGCTTTTCGACGGTCTTCGTCGCCCTCGGGGCCGGGGCCAGCGCGCTCGGGTCGCTGCTGCTGACATGGCGCACTGAGCTGAATTATTTCGGTGGCGGGATCATCATTCTGTTCGGACTGTTCATGGTGGGTATCTTTCGTCTGGATGCGTTCTCGCGCGATACCCGTTTCAATCTCGACATTCCCGGCGGTCGCCCGTTTGGGGCCTACGTGCTGGGACTGGCCTTCGCCTTTGGCTGGACACCTTGCATCGGACCGATCCTCGGCGCGATCCTGACACTCAGTTCGACCTCCGGCGGCATGTCGGACGGCATCTGGCTGCTGTCGATCTATTCCGCTGGTCTGGGGGTGCCTTTCATGCTGGCTGCGCTGTTCACCGACGCCATCGCCGCGCGGGTAAGGCAGATCGGCAAGGCCGGTCGCTGGCTCTACAAGGGCGCGGGTGTTGCCATGATCATCATGGGAGTTGCCATCATGACCGGGCAACTGTCACGGTTTGCATATTGGCTGCTGGGGACGTTTCCCTTTCTCGCGACAATCGGCTGA
- a CDS encoding DsbE family thiol:disulfide interchange protein, with product MTEEVEGNADPVSRRSISGFVLVPLIAFALMVLFGWGLFRGGDDLPSALLGKPVPDFALPPVLGREEGLSTQDLIGHVSLVNVFASWCVPCRAEHPLFMELSATGEVPLYGINYKDPPDQARAWLDELGDPYARIGADINGRAGIEWSVYGVPETYVIAPDGTIAYRHVGPITRAILQETLLPIVRDHKTQSAKEKTP from the coding sequence ATGACGGAAGAGGTCGAGGGAAATGCCGACCCTGTGTCGCGACGCAGTATCTCCGGGTTCGTGCTGGTTCCGCTGATAGCTTTTGCCCTCATGGTCCTGTTCGGTTGGGGGCTTTTCAGGGGTGGCGACGACTTGCCGTCGGCACTTCTCGGCAAACCCGTGCCCGACTTCGCGCTGCCCCCGGTGCTCGGCCGAGAAGAAGGTCTTTCGACGCAGGACCTGATCGGACACGTGTCACTGGTGAACGTCTTCGCCTCGTGGTGTGTGCCCTGCCGTGCCGAACACCCGTTGTTCATGGAGTTGAGTGCAACCGGTGAGGTGCCGCTCTACGGAATCAACTACAAGGACCCGCCCGATCAGGCGCGCGCCTGGCTCGACGAGTTGGGTGATCCCTACGCGCGCATCGGGGCCGACATCAACGGACGCGCCGGTATCGAATGGAGCGTCTATGGCGTGCCCGAAACCTACGTCATCGCGCCCGACGGCACCATCGCCTACCGCCATGTTGGTCCGATCACACGAGCAATCCTGCAGGAAACGCTGCTGCCGATCGTCCGTGACCACAAAACCCAATCCGCCAAGGAGAAAACGCCATGA
- a CDS encoding MauE/DoxX family redox-associated membrane protein: protein MPKDASKSAQLYRMVMQDHLCPYGLKSKDLLEREGYEVEDHHLTTREETDAFMEKHGVETTPQTWIGDKRIGGYDDLRVHFGLDAPESERSDTSYRPVIAIFAVAFLMALGLSWYSFGTILSLRALEWFVSISMCLLAVQKLQDVESFSTMFLNYDLLARRWVRYGYLYPFGEAFAGILMVAGALTWLSAPVALFIGTVGAVSVFKAVYIERRELKCACVGGDSNVPLGFVSLTENLMMMVMGIWMPIRVYLIG, encoded by the coding sequence ATGCCGAAAGACGCATCGAAATCAGCCCAACTCTACCGGATGGTCATGCAGGATCATCTTTGCCCTTATGGTCTCAAGTCCAAAGACCTGCTCGAACGGGAAGGGTACGAGGTCGAGGATCATCACCTGACGACACGTGAGGAAACCGATGCCTTCATGGAAAAGCACGGGGTCGAGACCACGCCGCAGACCTGGATCGGCGACAAGCGGATTGGCGGCTACGACGATCTGCGGGTCCATTTCGGCCTCGACGCGCCGGAAAGTGAGCGCTCGGACACCTCCTATCGGCCGGTGATCGCGATCTTTGCCGTCGCGTTTCTGATGGCGCTCGGCCTGTCATGGTACAGCTTTGGAACCATCCTCAGCCTGCGCGCGCTGGAATGGTTCGTCTCGATCTCGATGTGCTTGCTTGCAGTGCAGAAGCTTCAGGATGTCGAGAGCTTTTCGACCATGTTCCTGAATTACGACCTGCTGGCGCGCCGCTGGGTGCGCTACGGCTATCTCTATCCCTTCGGAGAGGCCTTCGCCGGTATCCTCATGGTCGCCGGGGCGCTCACCTGGCTGTCGGCACCCGTGGCCTTGTTCATCGGCACCGTCGGCGCGGTTTCGGTCTTCAAGGCCGTGTACATCGAAAGGCGCGAGTTGAAATGCGCCTGCGTCGGGGGAGACAGCAACGTGCCACTAGGGTTCGTCTCGCTCACCGAGAACCTGATGATGATGGTCATGGGTATCTGGATGCCGATCCGGGTCTACCTGATCGGTTGA
- a CDS encoding disulfide bond formation protein B, with protein sequence MNRMSGETALGLAWIIALVASLAVLFIGEVLGQTPCVLCWFQRAFMFPLAIILGLGLWCRDGRVGRYGIALALGGGAIALWHMGLYVGLVPERIQPCTATGPSCTDDNQLVFGIPIPLMALAAFALIGALSALSLKDTRT encoded by the coding sequence ATGAACCGTATGTCCGGAGAAACAGCCCTCGGGCTGGCGTGGATCATCGCGCTCGTTGCCTCACTTGCCGTGCTTTTTATCGGCGAGGTGCTGGGGCAGACGCCCTGTGTGCTGTGCTGGTTCCAGCGCGCCTTCATGTTCCCCTTGGCCATTATCCTCGGGCTGGGCCTTTGGTGTCGGGACGGCCGCGTGGGGCGTTACGGCATCGCATTGGCGCTTGGCGGCGGCGCAATCGCCCTCTGGCACATGGGGCTGTACGTCGGTCTTGTTCCCGAACGCATCCAGCCCTGCACGGCCACTGGCCCCTCTTGCACCGATGACAACCAACTGGTCTTCGGCATCCCTATCCCGCTGATGGCGCTCGCCGCCTTCGCGCTGATCGGGGCGCTGTCGGCCCTTTCACTGAAGGACACACGAACATGA
- a CDS encoding c-type cytochrome, which produces MPVAAQSDVLMGERLYQENCASCHGANLEGQSDWRTRLPNGRLPAPPHDASGHTWHHPDRVLLDIVKRGPAAIVGNGYESDMPGYEDVLTDDEITAIIDYIKSTWPNRIRASQESRSLADEQAQP; this is translated from the coding sequence TTGCCCGTAGCGGCGCAGAGCGACGTGCTCATGGGCGAGCGCCTTTATCAAGAGAATTGTGCCAGTTGCCATGGGGCAAACCTGGAGGGGCAATCAGATTGGCGCACACGATTGCCGAACGGCAGGTTGCCTGCCCCGCCGCACGACGCCTCCGGCCATACCTGGCATCACCCCGACCGCGTATTGCTCGACATCGTGAAACGCGGACCGGCGGCGATTGTCGGGAACGGGTACGAAAGCGACATGCCCGGATATGAGGATGTGCTGACAGACGATGAGATCACGGCGATCATTGACTACATCAAGAGCACATGGCCTAACCGGATCCGCGCGTCGCAGGAAAGCCGATCCCTTGCCGATGAGCAGGCGCAGCCATGA
- a CDS encoding DsbA family protein, with amino-acid sequence MNRRGLILSVLALGVAGFGGATWIATRPGPVAEAAPVVPELADAMIRPYSPILGPAEAPVTIVEFFDPACEACRAFHPIVKDIMAEHGDAVRVVIRYTPFHGEASEEAIRVLEAARMQDVYVPVLEAVLREQPRWASHGAPAPGLILQIAATAGLDAEAARTQMLAPDVVAILNQDRADVETVGIRQTPTFFVNGMPLDPFGEAELRRLVAAEVAAAQS; translated from the coding sequence ATGAACCGACGCGGCCTGATCCTGTCCGTTCTCGCCCTCGGCGTCGCCGGTTTCGGTGGAGCCACCTGGATTGCGACCCGCCCCGGCCCGGTGGCCGAAGCGGCGCCCGTTGTGCCGGAACTTGCGGACGCGATGATCCGCCCCTACTCGCCCATCCTCGGGCCTGCGGAGGCGCCCGTCACGATCGTCGAATTCTTCGATCCGGCCTGCGAGGCCTGTCGCGCCTTTCATCCCATCGTGAAGGACATCATGGCTGAGCATGGGGATGCTGTCCGCGTCGTGATCCGCTACACGCCCTTCCACGGCGAGGCATCCGAGGAAGCGATCCGCGTGCTCGAGGCGGCGCGCATGCAGGACGTTTACGTGCCGGTGCTCGAGGCCGTTCTGCGGGAACAGCCGAGATGGGCGTCGCACGGTGCCCCGGCGCCTGGCCTGATCCTTCAGATCGCCGCCACGGCCGGACTCGATGCCGAGGCCGCGCGCACGCAAATGCTGGCACCCGATGTCGTGGCGATCCTGAACCAGGATCGTGCTGACGTCGAGACCGTGGGAATTCGCCAGACGCCCACATTCTTCGTGAACGGCATGCCGCTCGATCCATTCGGAGAGGCAGAATTGCGTCGTCTGGTGGCTGCCGAAGTCGCTGCCGCGCAAAGCTGA